The Lynx canadensis isolate LIC74 chromosome A2, mLynCan4.pri.v2, whole genome shotgun sequence DNA segment caagtgcccctCTAACTGCTTTTTCAAACTCTGATtatcagggggtgcctggctggctcatgcCAGgcggtagaacatgtgactcttgatctcatggtcatgaattcaagccccatgttggacatggaacctgctttaaaaaaattgtaaaaacatcAACTCTCATTAGgacaaagttattttttcttttttttgaatctCAGTTGTTGACTGATTATTATGGGACATAGTGTTAGAGATCAGATTCTTTAAGGTGCTCTTTTGTGATGGGCTGAGAAACCATATGGCGTGCAGAAACATGGTGTGATTGCTTAATTCAGATGTCTTGTCagtactttgctttttaaaagaaaaaaaaacagcttaggtgagctataattcacatactcTACAGCTGACCTGTTTTAAATGTTcagttcagtggttttcagtACACTCCGAGTTGTGCAACCATTCCcacatttaatacattttcattaccccaaaaagaaacctcatgtCCTTACTCAGCAGCTCCTAGTTCTCTTACCCTCCTGCATCCCCTGGAAATCACgcatctaccttctgtctctacgGACTTGCTTcttgtggacatttcatataaataggatCATACAGTCTGTGGTCtttggtgactggcttctttcagcaCTCTACCTGTTAATCTTCTGTTTGGAGAGCAAGGTGAGGCGGCCAGAGGTGCTCTGCTAAAGGTTTAGTCAGAAGATACCGTGGCTTTTAAAACTTAgagcaaaggggcgcctgagtggctcagttggttaggcattcgacttcggctcaggtcatgatcttgtggttcgggagtttgagcccatatatcgggctctgtgctgacagctcagagcctggagcctgctctggattgtatgtctccctctctctttgcccctcccctgcttgcacgcatgcTCGCTCtccaaaaataagcataaaaaaattttttttaattaataaaaaaaaaatttagagcaaAAAAGAGGTGCAGCTGTTCTCAGGGAATTTTATTACAGATATTTTGATGCACTATTTAAACATGATgctgcttaagattttttaaatggttttaataaCAATTCAAGTTCCACATATTGAAAAAATGCAATTGAATGAGTTTTGACTTGTTTATATATTCATGAAAAGATCACAGGATGATGTACATCCTGTCATCTCCAATAGTTGCCTTGTATCCCTAGTAATCCATCTCTTATCCCTGGGCTGGtacttgtggctttttttttttttttttttaatatgtattaaatgagaaaattaggaCTGACTTAGGAGTCTGTGGTGGGAGATAGTATGCGTGGAGGCCAGCGGGCTGACCTTGTGTGACTGTCATCActatttgttttctcctctgtaaagtaGCATTAGTTAACAGGAGCTACCTGCAGTATTATGGTTGGTcctaaattaaacatttttaatgaagtagTTAGTATGGTGACTAACACTCCATAAATGGTAGCTCTTGTTAGTGTTATTTTGTGTTATACTAAAGTACTTGACATATTGGATGATTCATCACCATCACTACTATGTGCCTAGTGTGACGCCTAATACACGGTAGGTACTCAGTTTATATtaattctctcccttttccctcatTGTTGATAAGTATACCACATGACATTTGTTATTGTTCAGTAGCCCTAACTCCTACCAACTTTGAGAACGAATCTGAAAAATTTCCACTCATTCATCCAACAGATTTTGTCGAGCACATGATGTGTTTGTCCCTGCACTGTGCATTGCGCCCCGTGGATGGTTCCAAGTTGAGTAAGACGTGAGATACATCCTGTATACGCCCATCCAGGGTTTGGGCAGAATATCCATGGATGGTTCATGAACAGAGTGGGGTGGAAGTTGAGTGGCTGGATTGATTGTCCCGGTCTGTGGAGACTTGGTGTTGGCCCCGTGAAGGGTATGTAGTTAAAGGTCTCAAAGGGATCAGAGGGAAGGCATTTTAACCTGAGAAATGGGGTCAGTATTGTGCAGGGCTCCCGAGCTCTGTCTGGGAGCAGGAATCAGTCCCAGTGTCGGTGGGACACAGCCCTGCAGGAGTTGGGTGAGACACAGCTGGAGAGGAAGACTGGGGGACTCCACCGCAGGCTTCCTCCTGGGCCGAGGAGGGGAGTTGTGTTTTGTCAGTCAGTAGAGAGCCTGTAAAGATGTTCCAGAAAGGGAGACAATTGTATTCTAAGTAGACTATTTTTGAGGTGGCTCTGGTGTATGGATTGAGTTTGACAGTAAGACAGTTTAGTGATCAAGGAAACGGGTAAAAATACAGAGTTGGTGCCTGGTTGTTTGTCCAGGTTGTGGTTTCTTTCCCCTTCCGGAATACTTGCAGAGTGTTTACGGTGTGCCAGCTGCTCCTGATGTGGTTGGTCCCCACCACAGTGAAGTGTAGGTACAATTATACTcctttttcagatggggaaactaagggtTAGGGTGGCTTAGAGGTGTTTGCATTGCCCTCCACCTCTGctgctccttctcttcccctgtcgGGACCCTTTTCCCATTCAGACcgtctctctgacctcagctttCCTTTCCTGGCATCTCCCCCCATTCCCTCTCTTGCCTCCACCTCCCTGCAGTCCCCTTTGTTCAGTCTTCATCTGTCATGGCAGCTGTTGTGACCACACTCCAGGTCGTCATTTGCATTCCAGAATGTTTTCTCTAAACATAAATTgggacaaatcttttttttttttttttaagatgcttcCTGTCTCTGGCATTCAAGGCTTTTATTGTGTTCTCATCCTTCATAGATTGTCGCCTGTCCCCAAATGCCACTTTTGTTCCTGTTTGGCTCTTTGCCTTTGCTTGGGCATTTTCTCCACCTAAAATgacctccttccttttctctgcatcatGAACTTCTTGTCAATTGGTCAGGAAACTCACACAGATTACTGTGTCGCCTTAGGCGACTGgactctttattcctttttattgggCTGTAGTGTGTCttgtattttacataattatcCAATACCAGACTTGTTAAAACTGATTTGCTGCAACTTACAAAAATCCACGTAGTggtaaaaaacagatgaacagagaaGAGCAAAAGGACTCTTAGGGTAGAGAAATAAAGCCAAGTATAAAGTTAGTATAGAAACGTGCTGTCATCCCCTGCACAATGTTGGAAGTAGCTTTTTCCCAACTTCCTGGTGCAAAGAGGGAAGCATGAACTGTTACGAGTTTTCCCAGTGGCCAGATGAATAAGGCCAGTTGCTCTGGTGAAGAGCTTTTCCTGATATTGAGGATTGAGAGAAATGTTTCTGGGGTGAGTgagaaggtggggaaggaggttGGAGATATACTGAGTCTTAAATTTAGACCTCTCTCCAGTACATACACGGCCACGTTCGTGAGGCGTCTTCCTGTAAATGACCTTGATACAGCAGTAGAGCATAATACTAAAGCACAACTTAGAAAACAGTTTTATAAAAGCCAGGACTGTGACCCTACAACAGAGCTTCTGTAAGGATAAAATGGAGAATAATCAAAGAAGTAatgcttctgttttgttctggttACTGTTTTACATCTATTTACCCCCAAAAGCAGTTACCTTCTCATAGGCAGGGACCATGTTCTGCTTTGGTTTGATCCGAAGGAGAAAACCTTACGGGTGAGGAATGAGGAGAGCCGTCTGTGACTGGGGTTTGCTCAGTGctctgcttcgagttctgtgtgcTCAGATTTATATCTGAGATACAAGGTCTACCAATAAATGGCTGTAAGTTTTCTTTACTCTGTCCAGGAGCCCGCCCACCTGTTTCTGACACCATTTTTAGCAGCAAATGCACCAGCCAAGTAAAGGGGCAGAGTGACTGCAGCTAGGCTACAGTTTTGCTTCCAGTACTTACAGAAGAGagcttctaaaattttaaataaattcagcaatGCTTGAAGTTGCACATTTAATTTTCCCTTTGTGTACTGCATCTGGGACTAAGATGACCTGATACTGTCAGGATTACTGAGTCAGATTTGGAAAGAGGTATGCATTTTCATGCAAAAGGCAAAAATAGCAAATTTATTGAATGAGGTCATTTCTCCCCAAATAGCCCTTCTCTCTATAATCAGAGTCCAAATATGTTGTGATACCTTTTATCCCCCCCACTAACAgctgcttttctccctttctttctgtgcaTAGGAACTTGATAAAGAGCTTCCAGTGCTGAGGCCGTATTTTATCGATGACCCCGAAGAAGCTGGGGTGCGGGAAGCTGGCCTCAGAGTCACATGGCTGGGACATGCGACAGTCATGGTGGAAATGGACGAGCTCATATTTCTCACAGACCCCGTCTTTAGCTCCCGTGCATCACCATCGCAGCACATGGGTCCAAAGCGGTTCCGTCGTCCCCCATGCACCATAGGTGAACTCCCCCCGATAGATGCTGTCCTTATCAGTCACAACCACTATGACCACCTGGACTACAATTCTGTCATCGCTCTGAATGAACGATTTGGTCAGGAGTTGCGATGGTTTGTGCCTTTGGGTCTCCTCGACTGGATGCAGAAGTGCGGCTGTGAGAATGTGATCGAGCTGGACTGGTGGGAGGAGAATTGTGTCCCTGGACACGATAAGGTCACCTTTGTCTTTACGCCTTCCCAGCACTGGTGCAAAAGGACTCTCGTGGATGACAACAAGGTTCTGTGGGGCAGCTGGTCTGTCTTGGGGCCTTGGAGCCGATTTTTTTTTGCAGGAGACACTGGCTATTGCCCTGCCTTTGAAGAGATAGGAAAAAGGTTTGGACCTTTTGACCTTGCAGCTATTCCCATCGGAGCGTATGAACCAAGGTATGTACACTTCCCAGGATGGCAGCCCTGCTACGTAATAAGTGGCTTCAACTCTGAAGTAGTtgagtttgtggtcatttgtgatCTCCTTTCTGATTTTGCTGGTGGActtttggtggtggtggctgtTATTGGGGGGTGGTGGGTCAGATTCAATTAAATTTCTTTTGGAAGCGTTTCAATCATACCATTAAGTAATTACTCAGAATCAGAAATTATATCACCCAGAAAGATGGACCAAGGTTTAAAGAATTGCCATAACCTAGCTACAAGTTGGCATTCAGTTCTGACTTAAGTTGAACCTACCAGCCAGTAATCAAACCTAGCTCACGTTCTTCACATGGAGGACATGCTACATAACTACCTTTCACTTCACATCTGGTGTGCACCTGTCCCCAGCCTGTAGCCCTCCTGTGTTTGGCAGAGAAAAGGTGAGGAAAGCTAGCAATCAGTCCCTTGCAATGGTGTTACTTCAGTCTGTACTGAAGTTAATGTGGCAGTGACCCCACGGCATGCCCCTCGCCCACAGTCAGAGCAGTTTAAAGGTCACACTCGCACTGGAGACCGAGGAGACCCAGCCCTGCCTGTGTTGTCTCATCTTGTCTAAGGAAAAGAGAAGCGACTTCAAAGAATTCAGTTAGATTTCAGCTAACTGGGTGACAGGAACAAGTTAAACACTAAAGTACATGCATAGATACAGAATTGTATGCATGATGGCATTTTATTTCAGCAATCCTACAAGCAGtaaaacactagttcaaaaatGAATTGAGCAAATCCAATGATTAGTTTCCATCTGATTTTGTTACATGTATTTAACTTTTAAGGTTCACTAAAAACCATTTCTTCACTATCTTTATGAATGCttgcttctttctccctcttttttttctagtttaagaGGCCGGACacttttaccttattttaaaatattatgaatcTGTAGTAGTgcttgaaatacatttttctactATAATTCTAATGAAATCTCTCAAAACATCCTGTTTTCAAACCAATTTCATATAGTATTGATCTTTCCTCAGTATATGTTCCTACTGTATTAGAATATCTCATTTGTAATTATGAAAACTCTTCCTGTGTCACAGTATATAAAGATCATATATATGGGATGGTAGAATGTGTATGGATTAACTACACAAATTCACTCACAGAATTCCCTCTTCCTGCTGCACCGTAGCTGTCTTAAGATGGGTGAAAGCCAGGAGGGCAGAATTTGCTCTAAGAGAATTAAAGTGTGGTAGCCTCTACTGTGTAATCCATTGCTCTGGTCAGTACTGACAGGTTTAGAAATAAGGTTACCAACAACTTCAGAGTACTCTCTAAATGTGAAATGATTACACCAAAACGGCTTTCAGTAGTAGACCTGTAACATTCATATTTACATTATAGTATGGTCTACGTATTCCATCCAGGTCGGTTAggaagttttgtgtgttttgtttcgttttgctttcaagtaggcttcacacccagaggagagtccaatgcagggcttgaatttacgactctgagatcacgacctgagctgattcaagagtcagatgcctaactcactaagccagccaggcacaccaccaccccgttttttaaaatttttttaaagtaagctctacatccaatgtggggcttgaactcatgaccctgatgtGAAGAATTGcatgctgagccagccaggtgcccaggatgtttttattgtaactttcacaccaaaataaaaaccttacatTTATTTTAGGTAGACATGAAGGTGGAAAGCAAATCCCTTTGATTTGttgtaggaattaaaaaaaaaaaaaatcaacagaaacacCAAAAACTGTTTTGATCCTGCCCTGAATTCCGAGTGTCAGGAAATAGGGCAGAATAGTACTTCTCTAGTCTGCTGTTGAGGAGAACACAGTGGCTTTGTTCCTAGGCTCCCAGGAGGCCCAGCAGCTCCTAACAGTAAATAACAGCCCTTTAGCTGTTGGAGATGGATAGCTTTACCATGCTGTGTTGTCTAAAATCCAGAAGCACCTGTGTCAAATCCATGTCCATGAGTCTTAACTGCAGCAGAGCTGGCAGTAGCAGAGCTGAGATCCACATTCCCAGCAGCTGGTCGAGCTGGGAGGGGTCCCCGTGCAGGCCACTGCCTCTTGAGCCCCACTCTTTCACAGGCATTTGGCAGCCTTACACTGTTTCCACACTCTCTTTGTTCAGTCCCCAGCGTGTACCCTGTGCTTGCTCAATCCTACGCCTCACTGTTCAGCTGTAGGATGCTCAAATAAAATCCTTGAATGgtaattgggttttttttgctcccagtttttcaattttataccctaatttttgctttttgcttcatgtattaaAAACGGTTTCAGCAATTTAGGTTCTTTTGAATTGCACTTTTGGTTTCTAGTCATTTATCCATTATCCAGTTTCTTTGATTCATATCAAGATTGCAAAATACCTTTTTAACGATTAAGACCTACCTTTAGAATAAATCATCAGTAAAATCAAATACACATGAAACAACATCTTACGTTTCAAAGGGGAGTTTTGCTTGAGACTTAGCTGTGGCGTCACTAGGTTTGTGCAAgtaagatttttgctttttttccagcAGGAAAGTGGGCTCAAAACAGATGTTTTTGCCTAATGTCTTACTCCTGTGCATAACCTTAAAGGTTGATTAGATGAAGCAGTAATTATAACTTAGTGCACATTTCAAAGGCCAGAATTAATAAATTGCTGTTTTATCAGGTGGTTTATGAAATACCAGCATATAGACCCAGAAGAAGCTGTAAGGATTCACATCGATGTTCAGACAAAGAAATCTGTGGCAATTCACTGGGGAACTTTTGCCTTAGCAAATGAGGTGAGTTTGTGATAAAAGTAACTTTCGTTATGTGTTTGACCTGAGAGGATCCTGGGATCAGCACACCTTGCAGTGTGTTCAGAGATCAGACAAGAATGAGAACCTGCACAGTCCTCAAATGAATTAAGGGAGTAAACCACATtagtaaaactgtatttatatacagtgaaaaaaaaaaaaacaacctcattACACGCTGTTCTTTTGGAAGCATGGGTTTATATAACTAAAACAGGTATAATcttggaaaataggaaaatgaatcATGTCTTCCCTCTCAAGGGGGCTTTTGTTACAGCAGAAGATGTAAGCTGTGTACATAACTCTAAAATGTGTTGAAAGGACTGACTGCTTCATGGTGAAATAAAGTGctctcaagagtcacatgtttgaTTTGGAGGGATCAGGGAGGGCTTTATGGGAGAGGTGACATCTGAATGTGGCTGCGAGAAGGCATTTCAAGAGGACTAAGGGGCAGAGCACAGACTTAGAGGCAGCAAGTGAGGGGAACAGTGAGTGTATGGATGTGATGTGGAGGACAACGGGGGAAGTGAGGCTGGACAGCCTGGAATTTTCAGGAATGTTATTCATCCAGTAAACagtgtctgctctgtgccaggcaatgGATAAATGGTGGCTTTATTCCtagactgatttttttcctcagcaAAAAacgttttctcttttcttggatCTGGGGCCTGTCCTAAGTAAAAATGTAGAAGTGGATGGGCAAGGGGCACCTGtttagctcagtcgattaagcatccaactcttgatttcggctcaggtcatgatcccagggttgtgagattgagccccacattgggctctgtgctgtgtggaggctgcttaggattctctctcccatcttccccccaccctgcctttcTTGCCCGATCTCCGCTTGCaaacactctttctctctcaaaagaaaaaaaaaagttgaacttgGCTTCTCCTACTTTGCTTTGTGTGGCCTCTTCCACATCCCAGGGCCTCTCTGCAGGAACCCTGTGATTTCAGGCTGTTCTAGGCACTCCCTCTGCCTGATTTCTGGCCTGCCGTCTCCCTAAGTTGTATCTTTTTCTGTAGTTACACTGCCTGCCCACCCCTACTGCCCCGAGTTAGGATTCCCGTCCCATGATGCAGCAGCCCCGAGTCACGCTAAGGGGAGATGGAAtggagcaaataaatgaatgaccacAGGGCCAGGGGAGGATGAAGGGGAAcaggagtatgtgtgtgtatttgaaaaggaaattggaTACTGCTTCCCCGTGGCATACCATACTATTCGGTGGTAATTTCTTATTCTATGTGTATATAACTGTGTATGTTCATTCCATACCCATAGATATGTATTCCATATATGACATGCACAGAACCTTAGATGAAGTAATAGTATTTTTTCAAACCCATTCAAAAAGAGGAATCACGGATGACTCCCTAGGTTTTTAACTTAACGGGGAAGATGCTCATGCTCtttactgagatggggaagatAAGGAAAAGGTAGAAAACCTCAGACTTCATTAGTTATTCAGCTTTCAAGAATTATTCCTGCTATAAATCTAACCtccatctttatttcttaatgaAACCTACAACTCCGTAAGTCCTAGCAATTTAGAATGTGTTCACATTCTGACATGAGTTGCATAAACCTGACAACTATGAATTTGTTAAATTACAAAGACCACAGAATTTTTGGATGTTTACCCTATGAgtaaacactttaaaatgatttgcATAAAAGTAGTTATAATAGCTGCTTACTATAAGCTGACCAAGGATGTCCTTAACCTggcaacacttaaaaaaattatgtacatataGCAACATCTAATTATCTAGGGAATTATGAGTCAATTTCCTACATGATGTTATGTAAGTACTAAAACTTAACACACTCGTTTTGGTGGAAACATTTCAGGCATTACATAAGATATGCTACCTTTTAACCTATTGGAGATCATAAA contains these protein-coding regions:
- the NAPEPLD gene encoding N-acyl-phosphatidylethanolamine-hydrolyzing phospholipase D — translated: MDENESNQSLMTSSQYPKEAVRKRQNSARSSVGSDSSRFSRKSFKLDYRLEEDVTKSKKGKDGRFVNPWPTWKNLSVPNVLRWLIMEKDHSSVPCSKEELDKELPVLRPYFIDDPEEAGVREAGLRVTWLGHATVMVEMDELIFLTDPVFSSRASPSQHMGPKRFRRPPCTIGELPPIDAVLISHNHYDHLDYNSVIALNERFGQELRWFVPLGLLDWMQKCGCENVIELDWWEENCVPGHDKVTFVFTPSQHWCKRTLVDDNKVLWGSWSVLGPWSRFFFAGDTGYCPAFEEIGKRFGPFDLAAIPIGAYEPRWFMKYQHIDPEEAVRIHIDVQTKKSVAIHWGTFALANEHYLEPPVKLSEALGRYGLKTEDFFVLKHGESRYLHTDDENSE